One window from the genome of Nocardioides panaciterrulae encodes:
- the serA gene encoding phosphoglycerate dehydrogenase: MTKPVVLLAEELSPATVDALGPDFDIRTCDGADRGALLAALPDAEAVLVRSATRIDAEALAAAPRLKVVARAGVGLDNVDVRAATQAGVMVVNAPTSNIVSAAELAVGLMLAAARHLSAAHQSLRKGEWQRSRYTGTELYGKTVGIVGLGRIGVLVAQRLAAFGMQLLAYDPYVQAGRAAQLGVRLVDLDTLLAQADFMSVHLPRTPETVGLIGAEQLARVKPSLVLVNAARGGIVDEEALYAALKEGRVAGAGLDVFAREPSTDSPLLELDNVVATPHLGASTDEAQEKAGLAVARSVRLALEGELVPDAVNVQGGVIAEDVRPGIPLTEKLGRIFTGLAGEVCQQLDVEVRGEIADFDVKVLELAALKGLFTDIVGEQVSYVNAPLLAAERGCAVRLVTEPESPDHRNLITLRGTLADGSQVSVGGTLIGLAHKERLVEVNGFDVDIEPTEHLAFFSYGDRPGMVGTVGGILGDAGVNIAGMQVVRDSAGGRALVVLSVDSRIPAEALVEIQHAMDATSVRAVDLA; the protein is encoded by the coding sequence GTGACCAAGCCCGTCGTACTGCTCGCCGAAGAGCTGAGTCCCGCCACGGTCGACGCCCTCGGGCCGGACTTCGACATCCGCACCTGCGACGGCGCCGACCGCGGCGCGCTGCTGGCCGCGCTCCCAGACGCCGAGGCGGTGCTGGTGCGCTCGGCCACCCGGATCGACGCCGAGGCGCTGGCCGCGGCGCCGCGGCTGAAGGTGGTCGCCCGCGCCGGGGTCGGGCTCGACAACGTCGACGTGCGCGCCGCCACCCAGGCCGGGGTGATGGTGGTGAACGCGCCGACCTCCAACATCGTCTCCGCCGCCGAGCTGGCCGTCGGGTTGATGCTGGCCGCGGCCCGGCACCTCTCCGCCGCCCACCAGTCGCTGCGGAAGGGGGAGTGGCAGCGGTCGCGCTACACGGGGACCGAGCTCTACGGCAAGACCGTGGGCATCGTCGGGCTCGGCCGGATCGGCGTGCTCGTGGCGCAGCGGCTGGCGGCGTTCGGGATGCAGCTGCTCGCCTACGACCCCTACGTCCAGGCCGGCCGGGCGGCGCAGCTGGGCGTCCGGCTCGTCGACCTGGACACGCTGCTGGCGCAGGCGGACTTCATGTCCGTGCACCTGCCGCGCACGCCGGAGACCGTCGGCCTGATCGGGGCCGAGCAGCTGGCCCGGGTCAAGCCGTCGCTGGTGCTCGTCAACGCCGCCCGCGGCGGGATCGTCGACGAGGAGGCGCTCTACGCCGCGCTCAAGGAGGGCCGGGTGGCCGGCGCCGGGCTGGACGTCTTCGCCCGCGAGCCGAGCACCGACAGCCCGCTGCTCGAGCTCGACAACGTGGTGGCGACCCCGCACCTGGGGGCCTCGACCGACGAGGCCCAGGAGAAGGCCGGGCTGGCCGTGGCGCGCTCGGTGCGGCTGGCCCTGGAGGGCGAGCTGGTGCCCGACGCGGTCAACGTGCAGGGCGGGGTGATCGCCGAGGACGTGCGGCCCGGCATCCCGCTCACCGAGAAGCTCGGGCGGATCTTCACCGGGCTGGCCGGGGAGGTCTGCCAGCAGCTCGACGTCGAGGTGCGCGGCGAGATCGCCGACTTCGACGTGAAGGTGCTCGAGCTGGCCGCGCTGAAGGGGCTGTTCACCGACATCGTCGGCGAGCAGGTGTCCTACGTGAACGCGCCGCTGCTGGCCGCCGAGCGCGGCTGCGCCGTACGCCTGGTGACCGAGCCGGAGAGCCCCGACCACCGCAACCTGATCACGCTGCGCGGCACGCTCGCGGACGGCTCCCAGGTGTCGGTGGGCGGCACCCTGATCGGCCTGGCCCACAAGGAGCGGCTGGTCGAGGTCAACGGCTTCGACGTCGACATCGAGCCGACCGAGCACCTGGCGTTCTTCAGCTACGGCGACCGGCCCGGGATGGTCGGCACCGTGGGCGGCATCCTCGGCGACGCCGGGGTCAACATCGCCGGCATGCAGGTGGTCCGCGACAGCGCCGGCGGCCGGGCGCTGGTGGTGCTCTCCGTGGACTCCCGGATCCCCGCCGAGGCGCTGGTCGAGATCCAGCACGCGATGGACGCCACCTCGGTGCGCGCGGTCGACCTGGCCTGA
- a CDS encoding ABC-F family ATP-binding cassette domain-containing protein, with the protein MSTTLTVAGLDVSFAARTLFRGLDLVLADGSVTAVVGPNGSGKSTLMRTIVGDLPVETGSVRLAPRDATIGWLPQVVPDPAESLLAYARRRTGVAAADLELERAATALAAGDPGAEDRYATALERWLALGAADLEDRLPQVAGPVGLDVDPGRPLGSLSGGQAARAALVAVLLSRYDVLLLDEPTNDLDARGLALMTDFVVGHEGPVLVASHDRAFLDTVATRVVELDLAQQRIGHYAGGWSEYAEARALARRQARSAYETYAARRDDLVAQARRREEWAAQGQRNVSAGGEPDKHIREKHRARADRQAAKGSRLRAAADRLEVVEQPRKEWELRYAIAAGPEPAAVVASLDRAVVVRGDFRLGPVDLGLGRGDRVAISGDNGSGKTTLVGALLGELPLDGGRHTLGSRVRLGVLDQRRTLLETDRPVADVVRRELAGVGGQEPDRGEVRTLLAKFGLGSEHVDRPARTLSMGERTRALMALFQAREVNVLVLDEPTNHLDVAAIEQLESALADYAGTLLLVSHDEALVEAVGLTHRWHVEAGVVTVRAL; encoded by the coding sequence ATGTCCACCACCCTCACCGTCGCGGGCCTCGACGTCTCGTTCGCCGCCCGCACCCTCTTCCGCGGCCTCGACCTGGTGCTCGCCGACGGCAGCGTGACCGCCGTCGTCGGGCCCAACGGGTCCGGCAAGTCCACGCTGATGCGCACGATCGTCGGCGACCTCCCGGTCGAGACCGGGTCGGTCCGGCTCGCGCCGCGTGACGCCACCATCGGCTGGCTGCCGCAGGTGGTCCCCGACCCGGCGGAGTCGCTGCTGGCCTACGCCCGCCGGCGTACCGGCGTGGCCGCCGCGGACCTGGAGCTCGAGCGGGCCGCGACCGCGCTCGCCGCCGGCGACCCGGGCGCCGAGGACCGCTACGCCACGGCGCTGGAGCGCTGGCTCGCGCTGGGGGCGGCCGACCTGGAGGACCGGCTCCCGCAGGTCGCCGGGCCGGTGGGCCTGGACGTCGACCCCGGCCGTCCCCTCGGCAGCCTCTCGGGCGGGCAGGCCGCGCGGGCGGCCCTGGTCGCGGTGCTGCTCAGCAGGTACGACGTGCTGCTGCTCGACGAGCCGACCAACGACCTCGACGCGCGGGGCCTGGCGCTGATGACCGACTTCGTCGTCGGGCACGAGGGCCCGGTGCTGGTCGCGAGCCACGACCGGGCGTTCCTGGACACCGTCGCCACCCGGGTCGTCGAGCTGGACCTGGCCCAGCAGCGGATCGGCCACTACGCCGGGGGGTGGTCGGAGTACGCCGAGGCCCGGGCGCTGGCGCGGCGGCAGGCCCGGTCGGCGTACGAGACCTATGCGGCGCGACGCGACGACCTGGTCGCCCAGGCGCGTCGGCGCGAGGAGTGGGCCGCGCAGGGGCAGCGCAACGTCTCCGCCGGTGGCGAACCCGACAAGCACATCCGCGAGAAGCACCGCGCCCGCGCCGACCGGCAGGCGGCGAAGGGCTCCCGGCTGCGCGCCGCCGCCGACCGCCTGGAGGTCGTCGAGCAGCCGCGCAAGGAGTGGGAGCTGCGCTACGCGATCGCCGCCGGGCCGGAGCCCGCGGCCGTGGTCGCGTCGCTGGACCGGGCCGTGGTGGTCCGCGGCGACTTCCGGCTCGGCCCGGTCGACCTCGGGCTCGGCCGCGGGGACCGGGTCGCGATCAGCGGCGACAACGGCAGCGGCAAGACCACGCTGGTGGGCGCGCTGCTCGGCGAGCTGCCGCTGGACGGCGGTCGCCACACGCTCGGCTCGCGGGTGCGGCTGGGCGTGCTGGACCAGCGGCGCACGCTGCTGGAGACCGACCGGCCGGTGGCCGACGTCGTACGCCGGGAGCTGGCCGGCGTGGGCGGGCAGGAGCCGGATCGCGGGGAGGTGCGCACGCTGCTGGCCAAGTTCGGCCTCGGCAGCGAGCACGTCGACCGGCCCGCCCGCACCCTGTCGATGGGCGAGCGGACCCGGGCGCTGATGGCGCTGTTCCAGGCCCGCGAGGTCAACGTGCTGGTGCTCGACGAGCCGACCAACCACCTCGACGTCGCGGCGATCGAGCAGCTGGAGTCCGCGCTCGCGGACTACGCCGGCACGCTGCTGCTGGTCAGCCACGACGAGGCGCTGGTCGAGGCGGTCGGCCTCACCCACCGCTGGCACGTCGAGGCCGGCGTCGTCACCGTCCGGGCACTCTGA
- a CDS encoding GNAT family N-acetyltransferase, with product MTAETWLPEDWQHPTRVELPTGHHLRPIHPDDTELDLPAVMGSRDRLWSIYGEAWGWPPAAMTAEQDRADLQHHWDEALAHESFNYALFDAGETELVGCVYIDPTDKAGADADISWWVRDEYVGSPVAAALDELVPRWIAADWPLHRPRYVGRDLSWAEWLAIPRER from the coding sequence ATGACCGCCGAGACCTGGCTGCCCGAGGACTGGCAGCACCCCACCCGCGTCGAGCTCCCGACCGGCCACCACCTGCGCCCGATCCACCCCGACGACACCGAGCTCGACCTGCCCGCGGTGATGGGCTCGCGCGACCGGCTGTGGTCGATCTACGGCGAGGCGTGGGGCTGGCCGCCGGCGGCCATGACCGCCGAGCAGGACCGCGCGGACCTGCAGCACCACTGGGACGAGGCGCTCGCCCACGAGTCGTTCAACTACGCCCTCTTCGACGCCGGGGAGACCGAGCTGGTCGGCTGCGTCTACATCGACCCGACCGACAAGGCGGGCGCGGACGCCGACATCTCCTGGTGGGTGCGTGACGAGTACGTCGGCTCCCCGGTCGCCGCCGCCCTCGACGAGCTGGTGCCCCGGTGGATCGCCGCGGACTGGCCGCTGCACCGGCCGAGGTACGTCGGCCGCGACCTGAGCTGGGCCGAGTGGCTGGCGATCCCGCGCGAGCGCTGA
- the efeB gene encoding iron uptake transporter deferrochelatase/peroxidase subunit produces MQQRSGQQRPDQQRPDQQRPDLQRLEQPPAPRGARVSRRGLIGGGAAAAGLAGAFVAGHASAQSPSGTSAGTSSYAFRGAHQAGIVTPAQDRLHFAAFDVTTGSRAQLVALLRAWTDAAERMTRGLPAGGGAVEGAPDLPPDDTGEAIGLPASGLTITFGFGPGLFRDAHGRDRFGIADRRPAALAQLPHFPGDVLDEARSYGDLCVQACADDPQVAVHAIRNLARIGFGTVAVRWSQLGFGRTSTTSTSQSTPRNLFGFKDGTHNVKAEQASAVDEHVWVAAGDDPAAEWLAGGSYLVARRFDMAIEVWDRQTLGDQEDSIGRTKGTGAPLSGGGEFTRPDFTMAGSHGPVIPEDAHVSVVHPDHNGGARMLRRGYNFVDGTDALGGLNAGLFFLAYVRDPRTQFIPIQAKMAKADALMEYLQVTGSALFAVPPGAGAGEHVGQALFT; encoded by the coding sequence ATGCAGCAGCGATCGGGGCAGCAGCGACCCGACCAGCAGCGACCCGACCAGCAGCGACCCGACCTGCAGCGACTCGAGCAGCCGCCGGCGCCGCGCGGCGCCCGGGTCTCCCGGCGCGGGCTGATCGGCGGCGGCGCGGCCGCGGCCGGACTGGCCGGCGCGTTCGTGGCCGGTCACGCCAGCGCCCAGTCGCCGTCGGGGACGTCGGCCGGGACCTCGTCGTACGCGTTCCGCGGCGCCCACCAGGCCGGCATCGTCACGCCCGCCCAGGACCGGCTGCACTTCGCGGCCTTCGACGTCACGACCGGCTCGCGCGCGCAGCTGGTCGCGCTGCTCAGGGCCTGGACCGACGCCGCGGAGCGGATGACCCGGGGGCTGCCGGCCGGCGGCGGCGCCGTGGAGGGCGCACCCGACCTGCCCCCCGACGACACCGGCGAGGCCATCGGGCTGCCGGCCAGCGGCCTGACCATCACCTTCGGCTTCGGGCCCGGACTGTTCCGCGACGCCCACGGCCGGGACCGGTTCGGCATCGCCGACCGGCGGCCGGCCGCCCTGGCGCAGCTGCCGCACTTCCCCGGCGACGTGCTCGACGAGGCGCGGTCGTACGGCGACCTCTGCGTGCAGGCCTGCGCGGACGACCCGCAGGTGGCGGTGCACGCGATCCGCAACCTGGCCCGGATCGGCTTCGGCACGGTGGCCGTGCGCTGGTCGCAGCTGGGCTTCGGGCGCACCTCCACCACCTCGACGTCGCAGTCGACCCCCCGGAACCTGTTCGGCTTCAAGGACGGCACCCACAACGTCAAGGCCGAGCAGGCCAGCGCGGTCGACGAGCACGTCTGGGTCGCCGCCGGTGACGACCCGGCGGCCGAGTGGCTGGCCGGCGGCTCCTACCTGGTGGCCCGGCGCTTCGACATGGCCATCGAGGTCTGGGACCGCCAGACGCTCGGCGACCAGGAGGACTCGATCGGCCGCACCAAGGGCACCGGGGCGCCGCTGTCGGGTGGCGGGGAGTTCACCCGCCCGGACTTCACGATGGCCGGCAGCCACGGCCCGGTCATCCCGGAGGACGCCCACGTCAGCGTCGTGCACCCCGACCACAACGGCGGGGCCCGGATGCTGCGGCGCGGCTACAACTTCGTCGACGGCACCGATGCGCTGGGCGGGCTGAACGCCGGGCTGTTCTTCCTCGCCTACGTCCGTGACCCGCGGACCCAGTTCATCCCGATCCAGGCCAAGATGGCCAAGGCGGACGCGCTCATGGAGTACCTCCAGGTGACCGGGTCGGCGCTGTTCGCCGTGCCTCCCGGGGCCGGGGCGGGGGAGCACGTCGGGCAGGCCCTGTTCACCTGA
- the efeO gene encoding iron uptake system protein EfeO, giving the protein MRLPLPLLAATLVALPALAACTQNAASETTGSSGDGTVTVSSTDDACRLSSTEAPSGRLTFEVTNDGSQVTEFYLLDQDGKRIVGEVENIGPQLTRQLVVQAAPGTYTTACKPGMKGDGIRADFTVTDSGTKVETSADEQAMVEEAQEDYRAWVQQQSDLLVQRTRAFVEAYEAGDDRTAKALYPRARTPWERIETVAESFGDLDPRMDAREVDLEPGQEWTGWHRLEKDLWPARAEKYASLTQQQRKQYAEGLLANTVDLDKRIGGLTFTVDQIANGSRGLLEEVAKSKVSGEEEYWSRTDLYDFQANVDGARKALDVLTPLLRARDPQLLTTLQHRFDALQQLLDAQRSGDGFRSYDQLSQQQVHRLADAVNAVAEPLSRLTAAVIS; this is encoded by the coding sequence ATGCGCCTTCCCCTGCCCCTGCTCGCCGCGACCCTGGTCGCCCTGCCCGCGCTGGCCGCCTGCACCCAGAACGCCGCCTCCGAGACGACCGGCTCCTCCGGTGACGGCACCGTGACCGTCAGCTCGACCGACGACGCCTGCCGGCTCTCCAGCACCGAGGCCCCCTCGGGCAGGCTCACCTTCGAGGTCACCAACGACGGCTCGCAGGTCACCGAGTTCTACCTGCTCGACCAGGACGGCAAGCGGATCGTCGGCGAGGTCGAAAACATCGGACCGCAGCTGACCCGGCAGCTCGTCGTGCAGGCCGCCCCCGGCACCTACACGACCGCCTGCAAGCCGGGCATGAAGGGCGACGGCATCCGCGCGGACTTCACCGTCACCGACTCCGGCACGAAGGTCGAGACCTCCGCCGACGAGCAGGCGATGGTCGAGGAGGCGCAGGAGGACTACCGCGCCTGGGTCCAGCAGCAGTCCGACCTCCTGGTGCAGCGCACCCGGGCGTTCGTCGAGGCCTACGAGGCCGGCGACGACCGCACCGCCAAGGCGCTCTACCCGCGGGCGCGCACGCCCTGGGAGCGGATCGAGACCGTCGCGGAGTCGTTCGGCGACCTGGACCCGAGGATGGACGCCCGCGAGGTGGACCTCGAGCCCGGCCAGGAGTGGACCGGCTGGCACCGCCTCGAGAAGGACCTGTGGCCGGCCCGCGCCGAGAAGTACGCCTCGCTGACGCAGCAGCAGCGCAAGCAGTACGCCGAGGGCCTGCTCGCCAACACCGTGGACCTCGACAAGCGGATCGGCGGTCTCACCTTCACCGTCGACCAGATCGCCAACGGCTCGCGCGGCCTGCTCGAGGAGGTCGCCAAGAGCAAGGTGAGCGGTGAGGAGGAGTACTGGTCGCGGACCGACCTCTACGACTTCCAGGCCAACGTCGACGGCGCGCGCAAGGCGCTCGACGTGCTCACGCCGCTGCTCCGGGCCCGGGACCCCCAGCTGCTCACGACGCTGCAGCACCGGTTCGACGCGCTGCAGCAGCTGCTCGACGCCCAGCGCTCCGGGGACGGGTTCCGCTCCTACGACCAGCTCTCCCAGCAGCAGGTGCACCGGCTCGCCGACGCCGTCAACGCGGTGGCGGAGCCGCTGTCCCGGCTGACCGCGGCGGTGATCTCCTGA
- the efeU gene encoding iron uptake transporter permease EfeU, whose translation MIGNYLIGLREGLEASLVVSILVAYLVRSDRRHLLPRIWSGVALAVAISLGFGALLTWGPSGLTFEAQEAIGGTLSIVAVGFVTWMIFWMARAARAMGGELRGRIDKAAEGARWSLVVVAVLAVGREGLETALFLWAATEAGTRDAAGAAATATWQPLLGAALGLATAVVLGYLIYRGAVKINLSRFFAWTGGFLIIVAAGVLSYGVHDLQEAGILPGLTTIAFDVSGAIPPSSWYATLLKGVFNFSPTTTVLEAAAWLLYVVPTMTLFVRGIRRRAVAPPVAPSAGHPGQSAQRTQPATAPAAR comes from the coding sequence GTGATCGGCAACTACCTGATCGGCCTCCGCGAGGGACTCGAGGCCTCGCTCGTCGTGAGCATCCTGGTCGCCTACCTCGTCAGGTCCGACCGACGGCACCTGCTGCCCCGGATCTGGAGCGGCGTGGCGCTGGCCGTGGCGATCAGCCTCGGGTTCGGCGCGTTGCTCACGTGGGGCCCCAGCGGGCTGACCTTCGAGGCGCAGGAGGCCATCGGCGGGACGCTCTCGATCGTCGCGGTCGGGTTCGTGACCTGGATGATCTTCTGGATGGCCCGCGCCGCCCGTGCGATGGGCGGGGAGCTGCGCGGCCGGATCGACAAGGCCGCCGAGGGGGCCCGCTGGTCGCTCGTCGTGGTGGCGGTGCTGGCCGTCGGCCGGGAGGGCCTCGAGACGGCGCTGTTCCTGTGGGCGGCCACCGAGGCCGGCACCCGCGACGCCGCCGGGGCCGCGGCCACCGCGACCTGGCAGCCGCTGCTCGGCGCCGCCCTCGGCCTCGCGACCGCGGTGGTGCTCGGCTACCTGATCTACCGCGGCGCGGTGAAGATCAACCTGAGCCGCTTCTTCGCCTGGACCGGTGGGTTCCTGATCATCGTCGCCGCCGGTGTCCTGTCCTACGGCGTGCACGACCTGCAGGAGGCCGGCATCCTGCCGGGCCTGACCACCATCGCCTTCGACGTCTCCGGCGCGATCCCGCCGAGCTCGTGGTACGCCACGCTGCTCAAGGGCGTCTTCAACTTCTCGCCGACCACCACGGTCCTCGAGGCCGCCGCCTGGCTGCTCTACGTCGTGCCCACGATGACGCTCTTCGTGCGCGGCATCCGCCGCCGCGCGGTCGCCCCGCCGGTCGCCCCGTCGGCTGGCCACCCCGGCCAGTCGGCCCAGCGGACCCAGCCCGCGACGGCCCCGGCCGCCCGCTGA
- a CDS encoding DsbA family protein: MLIEIWSDIVCPWCYVGKRRLEGALARFEAAHPEASEQVEVVYRSFELDPSAPRHGHEPTTGVLARKYGRTEAEMRQMQQQLIDVAAGEGLAFRLFDNVHTNTVDAHRLLHLALDEGGPSLQRELKEALLAAYFLDARDVGDHGVLASAAAAVGLDEIRVKEVLTSDAYAAEVRADIDQARAYGATGVPFYVLDQKYGVSGAQPGEVFDQVLERAWADARPSLQVIGDGAGGGETCGPDGCAL, from the coding sequence GTGCTTATCGAGATCTGGAGTGACATCGTCTGCCCGTGGTGCTACGTCGGCAAGCGCCGGCTGGAGGGGGCGCTGGCGCGGTTCGAAGCGGCCCACCCCGAGGCGAGCGAGCAGGTGGAGGTCGTCTACCGCTCCTTCGAGCTCGACCCGAGCGCGCCCCGGCACGGCCACGAGCCCACGACCGGGGTGCTCGCCCGCAAGTACGGCCGCACCGAGGCCGAGATGCGCCAGATGCAGCAGCAGCTCATCGACGTGGCCGCCGGCGAGGGGCTGGCGTTCCGGCTCTTCGACAACGTGCACACCAACACCGTCGACGCGCACCGACTGCTCCACCTGGCGCTCGACGAGGGCGGGCCGAGCCTGCAGCGGGAGCTGAAGGAGGCGCTGCTCGCGGCGTACTTCCTCGACGCGCGCGACGTCGGCGACCACGGCGTGCTCGCCTCGGCGGCGGCCGCGGTGGGGCTCGACGAGATCCGGGTCAAGGAGGTGCTCACCTCCGACGCGTACGCCGCCGAGGTGCGGGCCGACATCGACCAGGCCCGGGCGTACGGCGCCACCGGCGTGCCGTTCTACGTGCTCGACCAGAAGTACGGCGTGTCCGGTGCGCAGCCCGGTGAGGTCTTCGACCAGGTCCTGGAGCGGGCCTGGGCCGACGCCCGCCCGAGCCTGCAGGTGATCGGGGACGGGGCCGGTGGGGGAGAGACCTGCGGCCCCGACGGCTGCGCCCTCTGA
- the ilvN gene encoding acetolactate synthase small subunit, whose translation MSKHTLSVLVENKPGVLARIAGLFSRRGFNIDSLAVGPTEHDEISRMTIVVNVEESPLEQVTKQLNKLVEVIKIVELDGPASVNRELLLVKVKADAESRGQVLDAVALFKARVVDVATDAVTIEITGNTDKLAAFLKVVEPFGVRELVQSGMVAIGRGSRSISERTMRPVPIPAPRSAVAG comes from the coding sequence ATGAGCAAGCACACCCTGTCGGTGCTGGTGGAGAACAAGCCGGGCGTGCTGGCGCGCATCGCCGGCCTGTTCAGCCGGCGCGGCTTCAACATCGACTCGCTGGCGGTGGGCCCGACCGAGCACGACGAGATCTCGCGGATGACGATCGTCGTCAATGTCGAGGAGTCGCCGCTCGAGCAGGTGACCAAGCAGCTGAACAAGCTGGTCGAGGTCATCAAGATCGTCGAGCTCGACGGGCCGGCCTCGGTCAACCGGGAGCTGCTGCTGGTCAAGGTCAAGGCGGATGCCGAGTCCCGCGGCCAGGTCCTCGACGCGGTCGCGCTGTTCAAGGCCCGCGTGGTCGACGTGGCGACCGACGCGGTGACCATCGAGATCACCGGCAACACCGACAAGCTCGCGGCGTTCCTCAAGGTCGTCGAGCCCTTCGGGGTCCGCGAGCTCGTGCAGTCCGGCATGGTCGCGATCGGCCGCGGCTCGCGGTCCATCAGCGAGCGCACCATGCGCCCGGTGCCGATCCCCGCGCCGCGGTCCGCGGTCGCCGGCTGA
- a CDS encoding acetolactate synthase large subunit, which yields MSEQVTGAQSLVKSLEAAGAENIFGIPGGAILPAYDPLMDSTAIRHILVRHEQGAGHAAQGYAAATGKVGVCMATSGPGATNLVTPLADAHMDSVPLVAVTGQVGASMIGTDAFQEADIRGITMPITKHNFLVTDPAEIPRTVAEAFYLASTGRPGPVLVDVAKSALQAMTTYSWPTELQLPGYRPVTKPHSKQIREAARLILESRRPVLYVGGGTIRSGATAELRVLAELTGMPVVTTLMARGAFPDSHPQHLGMPGMHGTVAAVAGLQRSDLIISLGARFDDRVTGNLDSFAPGAKVIHADIDPAEISKNRVADVPIVGDAREVISDLIVALKSAADAGHTGDYEAWVDFLADTKKRYPLGYDEPSDGGLAPQYVIERLGRLAGPDAIFASGVGQHQMWAAHFIQYEKPGTWLNSGGLGTMGYSVPAAMGAKVGCPDRTVWSIDGDGCFQMTNQELATCAINDIPIKVAVINNESLGMVRQWQTLFYNERYSNTDLHSKRIPDFVKLAEAYGCVGLSCESPSEVDATIRKAMEIDDVPVVVDFRVHRDAMVWPMVAAGTSNDDIKYARDMAPRFDGVDDDWEVRDA from the coding sequence ATGAGCGAACAGGTCACGGGCGCGCAGAGCCTGGTGAAGTCGCTGGAGGCCGCAGGGGCGGAGAACATCTTCGGCATCCCCGGCGGCGCGATCCTCCCGGCGTACGACCCCCTCATGGACTCCACCGCGATCCGGCACATCCTCGTGCGCCACGAGCAGGGGGCCGGCCACGCGGCGCAGGGGTACGCCGCGGCCACCGGCAAGGTCGGCGTCTGCATGGCCACCTCGGGGCCGGGCGCGACCAACCTGGTCACGCCGCTGGCCGACGCGCACATGGACTCGGTGCCGCTGGTCGCGGTCACCGGCCAGGTCGGCGCCTCGATGATCGGCACCGACGCCTTCCAGGAGGCCGACATCCGCGGCATCACGATGCCGATCACCAAGCACAACTTCCTGGTCACCGACCCCGCCGAGATCCCCCGGACCGTCGCGGAGGCGTTCTACCTCGCCTCGACCGGGCGGCCCGGGCCGGTGCTGGTCGACGTCGCGAAGTCGGCGCTGCAGGCCATGACGACGTACTCGTGGCCGACCGAGCTGCAGCTGCCCGGCTACCGCCCGGTGACCAAGCCGCACTCCAAGCAGATCCGCGAGGCCGCGCGGCTGATCCTCGAGTCGAGGCGTCCGGTGCTCTACGTCGGCGGCGGCACCATCCGCTCCGGCGCCACCGCCGAGCTGCGGGTGCTCGCCGAGCTCACCGGGATGCCGGTCGTGACCACGCTGATGGCGCGCGGCGCGTTCCCCGACAGTCACCCCCAGCACCTCGGCATGCCCGGCATGCACGGCACCGTGGCCGCGGTCGCCGGCCTGCAGCGCAGCGACCTGATCATCAGCCTCGGCGCCCGCTTCGACGACCGGGTCACCGGCAACCTCGACTCGTTCGCGCCGGGCGCGAAGGTCATCCACGCCGACATCGATCCCGCCGAGATCAGCAAGAACCGGGTCGCGGACGTCCCGATCGTGGGCGATGCCCGGGAGGTGATCAGCGACCTCATCGTGGCGCTGAAGTCCGCCGCGGACGCCGGGCACACCGGTGACTACGAGGCCTGGGTGGACTTCCTCGCCGACACCAAGAAGCGCTACCCGCTGGGGTACGACGAGCCCTCGGACGGTGGCCTGGCCCCGCAGTACGTCATCGAGCGGCTCGGCCGGCTGGCCGGCCCGGACGCGATCTTCGCCTCGGGCGTCGGTCAGCACCAGATGTGGGCCGCCCACTTCATCCAGTACGAGAAGCCCGGGACGTGGCTGAACTCCGGCGGGCTGGGGACCATGGGCTACTCGGTGCCGGCCGCCATGGGCGCCAAGGTCGGCTGCCCCGACCGCACGGTCTGGTCGATCGACGGCGACGGCTGCTTCCAGATGACCAACCAGGAGCTGGCCACCTGCGCGATCAACGACATCCCGATCAAGGTCGCGGTGATCAACAACGAGTCGCTGGGCATGGTGCGGCAGTGGCAGACGCTCTTCTACAACGAGCGCTACTCGAACACCGACCTCCACTCGAAGCGGATCCCGGACTTCGTCAAGCTCGCCGAGGCCTACGGCTGCGTGGGCCTCTCGTGCGAGAGCCCCTCCGAGGTCGATGCGACGATCCGGAAGGCGATGGAGATCGACGACGTGCCGGTGGTCGTGGACTTCCGGGTCCACCGCGACGCGATGGTGTGGCCGATGGTCGCCGCCGGCACGAGCAACGACGACATCAAGTACGCCCGCGACATGGCGCCGAGGTTCGACGGCGTGGACGACGACTGGGAGGTCCGGGACGCATGA